In the Lysinibacillus sp. PLM2 genome, one interval contains:
- the gmd_1 gene encoding GDP-mannose 4,6-dehydratase has product MKTAFITGITGQDGIYLTRLLMDKNYTIHGLVRKLPNNELITMHPFLKNVKFYTGDITDTATVFKLIAEIQPDEIYNLAAMSHVKASFNNPLYTADADALGIVRILEAVKTLKLHQKTKIYQALSSELFGKCEFSPQNEKTPFNPQNPYAIAKLYSYWMSKNYRDAYGMFIANGILYNHESPIRGEDYVTRKITLSVAKIKHGIQDTIYLGNLDVMRDWGFAGDYVEAMWKMLQLEHPEDFVIATGIIHSVRQFVEQSFQQVGITIEWHGTGIKEIGIDKNTGTTLVKIDPQFFRPIDVDILVGDATKAERILDWTPKTAFSELIKIMVESDLQYIKKLK; this is encoded by the coding sequence TTGAAAACAGCATTTATTACTGGAATTACAGGACAAGATGGAATTTATTTAACAAGGCTACTAATGGATAAAAATTATACTATCCACGGTTTAGTACGTAAGCTACCAAATAATGAGCTTATTACAATGCATCCATTTTTAAAGAATGTAAAGTTTTATACAGGTGATATTACAGATACTGCGACGGTTTTTAAATTAATTGCTGAAATACAGCCAGATGAAATCTATAATTTAGCTGCAATGTCACATGTGAAAGCTTCCTTTAATAATCCATTATATACAGCAGATGCAGATGCACTAGGTATCGTAAGGATTTTAGAAGCAGTAAAAACATTAAAACTACATCAAAAAACAAAAATATATCAAGCATTATCGAGTGAGTTGTTCGGTAAATGTGAGTTTTCTCCGCAAAATGAGAAAACACCATTTAATCCGCAAAATCCTTATGCAATTGCAAAATTGTACTCTTATTGGATGTCTAAAAATTATCGAGATGCTTATGGCATGTTTATTGCGAACGGTATTTTATATAATCATGAATCCCCAATAAGGGGAGAGGATTATGTTACAAGAAAAATAACTTTATCTGTAGCGAAAATCAAGCACGGTATACAGGATACTATATATTTAGGTAACTTGGATGTAATGAGAGATTGGGGATTCGCAGGTGACTATGTCGAGGCTATGTGGAAAATGCTTCAGCTAGAGCATCCAGAGGATTTTGTTATTGCAACGGGAATTATACATAGCGTGCGCCAATTTGTGGAACAATCATTCCAACAGGTAGGTATTACAATTGAATGGCATGGAACAGGCATTAAAGAAATAGGTATCGATAAAAATACTGGAACGACATTAGTAAAAATAGACCCTCAATTTTTCAGACCAATCGATGTAGATATTTTAGTAGGGGATGCAACTAAGGCAGAGAGAATTCTTGACTGGACACCTAAAACAGCATTTTCAGAGCTGATTAAAATTATGGTAGAATCCGATTTACAATATATAAAAAAATTAAAGTGA